Proteins from a genomic interval of Symmachiella macrocystis:
- a CDS encoding WD40 repeat domain-containing protein, with protein MTIPTLSLRHRNAAYSVAFSRDAQLLASGCLDKTITVWDLPSGKQRLQLRGHGEAVCEVVFLPDGVTLLSASLDKTLRLWDLESGKLKSTLTGGHQVYLTCMNASADCRLAASGSHDKSVVVWDVAAGQQLGELKGHTDLITAIAMSPDGKVIASGGHDVLVRLWDKEKRQPLKELGPHTAAIQSLAYAPDGTTVAAGDDDGVIRIWNIQTGDFAEIRGKHQRTVKSLSFSPDGTQLASGGADTTVRIHDVATAREVRILQGHRNSVYDVAFAADGKQLASAGFDRTVHVWSL; from the coding sequence ATGACAATTCCGACCCTTAGTCTTAGGCACAGGAACGCCGCCTATTCGGTTGCGTTTTCTCGTGATGCGCAGTTGTTGGCCAGTGGATGCCTGGATAAGACGATCACCGTGTGGGATTTGCCGTCGGGAAAACAGCGGTTGCAGTTGCGTGGACATGGTGAGGCGGTGTGCGAAGTTGTTTTTTTACCCGACGGAGTCACGCTGCTGTCTGCGAGTTTGGACAAGACGTTGCGGCTGTGGGATCTGGAATCAGGCAAACTGAAATCGACGCTAACGGGAGGGCACCAGGTCTATCTGACCTGTATGAACGCGTCGGCCGATTGCCGACTGGCAGCATCCGGCTCGCATGACAAGAGCGTGGTTGTTTGGGATGTCGCCGCTGGCCAGCAATTGGGAGAACTCAAAGGGCATACAGATCTGATCACCGCTATTGCGATGTCGCCCGACGGAAAAGTGATCGCATCGGGCGGGCACGATGTACTTGTGCGGTTGTGGGATAAGGAGAAACGACAGCCGCTCAAAGAACTCGGTCCGCACACAGCGGCCATTCAAAGCCTCGCATACGCACCGGACGGAACCACGGTCGCCGCCGGTGATGATGATGGCGTGATTCGAATTTGGAATATCCAGACCGGCGACTTCGCAGAGATTCGCGGCAAGCATCAGCGGACGGTGAAGTCGCTCTCCTTTTCACCCGATGGAACCCAACTTGCCTCCGGTGGTGCAGACACGACGGTGCGGATTCACGATGTGGCCACGGCACGCGAAGTGAGGATTCTGCAAGGGCATCGCAACAGCGTCTACGACGTGGCCTTTGCCGCCGACGGCAAACAGCTGGCCTCCGCCGGTTTTGATCGGACGGTGCATGTTTGGAGCCTTTGA
- a CDS encoding MFS transporter: MPQAVQSDEDRSPAAQRPTNVRLLVVIIAAATSVLLYLDRFCVSFAADYIKEDLHLTQEQVGYFLSAFFFSYALAQVPAGWLSDRYGARIMLALYILVWSVFTAMIGAVHSFAMLLLTRLACGLGQAGAYPTCASVLSKWVPFRKRGAASAWISLGGRFGGAIAPLLTAFLIVQFVPSDTPVEFQAEDIKNGPRLCAKIFPGDETGDASLTPTHVNTVGRRVWSLLDFNDQQVVRHGAELYRQSIAVDGASDENTTAPQFTEVDAAKLSVAMNGVLSSPGLYQEEAFKSVNLARETLNTLSRDFDQRSLRGMKLRRFNRLLLEAGFPNEVSKLYVRGWRPVMYVYGFAGIIVAVAVWIVYRNRPEVHPWCNAAECKLIAAERPPNAPSPHGKAGKIPLGRLLKSRSMWLSCLSQLGTNIGWVFLVTWFPRYLISQHNVPILQRGLMAMTPLMVGIAGMYCGGWLTDNLTRRLGVRWGRRLPMSVTRFSAACGYGLCLWFSTFGAESAMNSPWMYVAAFSLVAFSTDMGVPASWAFNQDVGGRYVGSILGWGNMWGNLGAALSPPIYNYFLGETPGPSQWNAMFVCCLAAFVFSGICGLGIDASTPIAPPDEVSVEEG; the protein is encoded by the coding sequence ATGCCCCAAGCGGTTCAGAGTGATGAGGATCGATCCCCTGCGGCACAGCGGCCGACGAATGTGCGGTTGCTTGTGGTGATCATCGCGGCGGCAACGTCGGTGTTGTTGTATCTCGATCGGTTTTGCGTCAGCTTCGCGGCGGATTATATCAAGGAAGATTTGCACCTTACGCAGGAACAGGTGGGGTATTTTCTGAGCGCCTTCTTTTTCTCGTACGCATTAGCGCAGGTGCCCGCGGGGTGGCTCAGCGACCGGTACGGTGCGCGGATTATGCTGGCGCTTTATATTCTCGTCTGGTCGGTGTTCACCGCCATGATCGGTGCAGTGCACAGCTTTGCGATGCTGTTGCTAACGCGTCTGGCATGTGGTTTGGGACAAGCAGGGGCGTATCCCACCTGTGCCAGCGTGTTGAGCAAATGGGTGCCGTTTCGCAAACGCGGGGCGGCCAGCGCGTGGATTTCACTCGGCGGGCGTTTCGGGGGCGCGATCGCGCCGTTGCTGACCGCATTTTTAATCGTGCAGTTTGTTCCCAGCGATACGCCTGTTGAGTTTCAAGCGGAGGACATCAAAAATGGGCCGCGACTGTGCGCTAAGATCTTCCCCGGTGACGAAACGGGCGACGCGAGTTTGACTCCCACTCATGTCAATACGGTGGGGCGGCGCGTGTGGTCGCTATTGGATTTCAATGATCAGCAAGTGGTCCGCCACGGTGCGGAACTGTATCGGCAATCGATCGCGGTGGATGGGGCTTCCGATGAAAACACAACCGCGCCGCAGTTTACGGAGGTCGATGCAGCAAAACTGTCGGTGGCGATGAATGGAGTGCTCTCATCACCCGGACTCTACCAAGAAGAGGCTTTCAAGTCGGTGAATTTGGCGCGGGAAACGCTCAACACTTTGAGCCGGGATTTTGATCAACGATCGCTGAGAGGAATGAAGCTACGGCGGTTCAACCGGTTGCTGTTGGAGGCGGGGTTTCCGAATGAGGTTAGCAAACTCTACGTTCGTGGATGGCGGCCGGTGATGTATGTGTATGGTTTTGCCGGCATCATCGTCGCGGTTGCGGTGTGGATCGTGTATCGCAACCGGCCGGAAGTGCATCCCTGGTGCAATGCGGCGGAGTGCAAGTTGATCGCTGCCGAACGTCCCCCCAATGCGCCCAGCCCGCACGGCAAAGCGGGGAAGATTCCCCTGGGCCGGTTATTGAAAAGCCGCAGCATGTGGCTGTCCTGCTTGTCACAGTTGGGGACCAATATCGGCTGGGTGTTTTTGGTGACATGGTTTCCGCGGTATTTGATCTCGCAACACAACGTGCCGATCTTGCAGCGCGGGCTGATGGCGATGACGCCGCTGATGGTGGGAATCGCCGGGATGTATTGCGGGGGCTGGTTGACCGATAATTTGACGCGGCGTTTGGGGGTGCGGTGGGGACGGCGGTTGCCGATGTCGGTCACGCGATTCAGCGCTGCATGCGGTTACGGATTGTGCTTGTGGTTTTCGACGTTCGGGGCGGAGTCGGCGATGAATTCTCCCTGGATGTATGTTGCAGCATTTTCACTGGTGGCGTTTTCGACCGACATGGGAGTCCCCGCTTCTTGGGCGTTTAATCAAGATGTGGGCGGCCGGTACGTCGGCTCGATCCTGGGGTGGGGCAATATGTGGGGCAATTTGGGAGCAGCGCTTTCGCCACCGATCTATAACTACTTTCTGGGCGAAACACCGGGGCCGAGCCAATGGAATGCGATGTTTGTCTGTTGTCTGGCAGCGTTCGTGTTTTCCGGAATCTGTGGACTCGGTATCGACGCTTCGACGCCCATCGCGCCGCCGGATGAGGTCTCCGTTGAGGAGGGATAA
- a CDS encoding DUF1501 domain-containing protein, which yields MSGSGSLLDNQQAWKRRDLLRAGAVGALGLSSSGAHLTNAAEVIHPAAARAKRCLLLYIYGAWSQLDTFDPKPDAPEEIRGEFASVQSCLSGVRVNEHLPQSAQVLDRCTLVRSMSHPWNIHSASYTLTGNPDTARIEGRQRHPEQWPYLGSLVDYVGERGQLGESAPGVPRNVMLPWRQSLYANPNKRSGTFGGFLGTAYDPLWTEFDGDMPLGDPFRAITPEGRFAFGAGGGAPLSSGELQRRRSLLSRLEGPADTISRAKAARGYARQRAAAFELLATPQVTNALQIEREPAALRDEYGMTLFGQSCLAARRLLEADVKFVTVVWDEYGQTDESWDTHYDHHSRLKEFLLPAFDRAYATLIRDLEQRGLLDDTLVLCLSEHGRTPKFFATAAGAPGRDHWSRAYSQLFAGAGVPRGQVVGTTDAVAGDVIDQAIDPKDVLCTACHLLGVDPRQEILASPGRPVPLVAGGRKIQQLLG from the coding sequence TTGAGTGGTTCGGGATCCCTCCTAGATAACCAACAGGCGTGGAAACGCCGCGACTTATTGCGGGCAGGCGCAGTCGGTGCGCTGGGACTGTCGTCGAGCGGCGCTCACCTGACAAACGCCGCCGAAGTGATCCATCCTGCCGCTGCACGGGCGAAACGTTGTTTGCTGTTGTATATCTACGGCGCCTGGAGCCAGTTGGACACGTTTGATCCCAAGCCGGACGCGCCTGAGGAGATTCGCGGCGAATTTGCTTCGGTGCAGTCCTGCTTGAGCGGCGTCCGAGTCAATGAACATCTGCCGCAGTCGGCGCAGGTTTTGGATCGTTGCACGTTGGTCCGGTCGATGTCGCATCCCTGGAACATTCACTCAGCTTCCTACACACTGACCGGCAATCCCGACACAGCGCGCATTGAAGGGCGTCAGCGGCATCCCGAACAATGGCCGTATCTGGGGTCGCTGGTTGATTACGTGGGTGAGCGGGGGCAGTTGGGAGAATCTGCTCCGGGCGTTCCGCGGAATGTGATGTTGCCCTGGCGGCAAAGCCTGTATGCAAATCCGAATAAGCGGTCGGGAACGTTTGGCGGGTTTTTAGGAACGGCGTACGATCCGCTGTGGACAGAATTCGATGGGGACATGCCGCTGGGCGATCCGTTTCGTGCGATCACCCCCGAAGGGCGCTTTGCGTTCGGAGCGGGAGGCGGAGCGCCGCTCAGCTCCGGTGAATTGCAGCGCCGCCGATCTCTGTTAAGCCGATTGGAAGGGCCGGCCGATACGATCAGCCGCGCGAAAGCGGCCCGGGGGTACGCGCGACAACGCGCGGCTGCGTTTGAGTTGTTGGCGACTCCGCAGGTAACCAATGCGCTTCAGATTGAGCGTGAGCCGGCTGCGCTGCGCGACGAATACGGCATGACGCTGTTCGGCCAATCCTGTCTGGCTGCGCGGCGATTGCTGGAAGCGGACGTGAAATTTGTCACCGTTGTCTGGGATGAATACGGCCAAACCGATGAGAGTTGGGATACTCACTACGATCACCATTCCCGTCTAAAAGAGTTTCTGTTACCGGCGTTTGACCGTGCGTATGCGACGCTCATCCGTGATTTGGAGCAGCGCGGGTTGTTGGACGACACGTTGGTCCTGTGCCTCAGCGAGCATGGCCGCACACCGAAGTTTTTCGCCACCGCCGCCGGCGCGCCGGGCCGGGATCATTGGTCGCGAGCGTATTCTCAACTCTTTGCCGGTGCCGGAGTGCCGCGGGGACAGGTTGTGGGAACCACCGATGCGGTCGCCGGAGATGTCATTGATCAGGCGATCGATCCCAAAGATGTGCTATGCACAGCCTGTCATCTCTTGGGCGTCGACCCGCGGCAAGAGATCCTCGCAAGTCCCGGACGACCGGTCCCCTTGGTCGCCGGCGGTCGGAAGATTCAACAGCTCTTGGGTTAG
- the sthA gene encoding Si-specific NAD(P)(+) transhydrogenase, with product MQAAKLGRSVAVVERMEMIGGNCTHKGTIPSKALRFAIFQVANLLTSRLVDSEALAKARSLSNLRRSAHSVIERQVDMRQSFYDRNSVPVYDGHAKFRDPNTIDIYDELGGKRTLTAKTFVIATGSRPFRPPEIDFDHPLVHDSDSILDLQETPRSISVFGAGVIGCEYASMFRNIGVKVNLINTRDKLLEFLDDEIIDALSYHLRDRGVIIRHRESYERVEPVDNGVILHLKSGKQIKTDILLWAAGRSGNTNDLGLESVGIEPDSRGLLHVDEHFRTSAEHIYAVGDVIGQPSLASAAYVQGRYAAFHLVHGECERALIEDIPTGIYTSPEISSLGKTERELTEMGVPYEVGQSTFKSLARAQITGQTVGMLKLLFHRETLQLLGIHCFGANASEIIHIGQAIMSQPGEQNSLRYFVNSTFNYPTMAEGYRVAALNGLNRLF from the coding sequence ATGCAGGCGGCCAAATTGGGCCGGTCCGTCGCCGTCGTCGAACGCATGGAAATGATCGGCGGAAACTGCACGCACAAAGGGACCATTCCCAGCAAAGCGCTCAGGTTCGCTATCTTCCAAGTTGCCAACTTACTCACCAGTCGGCTCGTCGATTCCGAAGCGCTCGCCAAAGCACGATCCTTATCCAACCTCCGCCGCTCCGCCCATTCCGTAATCGAGCGACAGGTCGATATGCGGCAAAGCTTTTATGACCGTAACAGTGTGCCGGTTTACGACGGACACGCGAAGTTCCGCGACCCAAATACCATTGATATTTACGACGAACTGGGAGGCAAACGCACATTAACGGCAAAAACGTTTGTGATCGCCACCGGCTCACGCCCCTTTCGGCCCCCCGAAATCGACTTCGACCATCCGCTGGTCCACGATAGTGACTCGATCCTGGATCTTCAGGAAACCCCCCGTTCAATCAGCGTGTTTGGTGCGGGCGTCATCGGTTGTGAATATGCCTCGATGTTTCGCAACATCGGTGTGAAGGTCAATCTCATCAACACTCGCGACAAACTTCTGGAGTTTCTGGATGATGAGATCATCGATGCGCTCAGCTACCACCTCCGAGACCGCGGCGTGATTATCCGACACCGGGAGTCGTATGAACGCGTCGAACCTGTGGATAACGGCGTGATCCTGCATCTCAAGTCCGGCAAACAAATCAAAACCGACATCCTGTTGTGGGCAGCGGGACGGAGTGGAAATACCAACGACCTGGGCTTAGAGTCCGTCGGCATCGAACCGGACTCGCGTGGACTGCTCCACGTGGACGAGCATTTCCGAACGTCCGCCGAACACATCTATGCTGTGGGGGACGTGATCGGCCAACCTTCGCTGGCCAGCGCCGCCTATGTGCAAGGCCGCTACGCCGCCTTTCATCTGGTACACGGCGAATGCGAGCGGGCCTTGATCGAAGACATTCCCACGGGCATTTACACCAGCCCAGAAATCAGTTCGCTGGGCAAGACCGAACGCGAACTCACCGAGATGGGGGTCCCCTACGAAGTTGGGCAATCGACATTCAAAAGCCTAGCCCGCGCACAAATCACCGGACAAACCGTGGGCATGCTCAAGCTGCTCTTCCATCGTGAGACGCTGCAACTGCTCGGCATTCACTGCTTCGGAGCCAACGCCTCAGAAATTATCCACATTGGCCAAGCCATCATGTCACAGCCGGGCGAACAAAACTCACTCCGCTATTTCGTCAACTCGACGTTTAACTATCCTACGATGGCCGAGGGCTACCGCGTCGCCGCCCTCAACGGCCTCAACCGTTTGTTTTAG
- a CDS encoding arylsulfatase encodes MSRIVFVVGCFLVWAMPTVEAAQGPPNIVLIMADDLGYSELGCYGQKIIRTPNIDRLATEGMRFTQCYSGSPVCAPSRCVLMTGKHTGHSFIRNNRATKPEGQWPMNAAELTVAELLKAQGYATAAIGKWGLGMVDTPGDPNRQGFDLFFGFNCQTHAHNHYPVYLRRNDQRVELEGNTRSLTGEQYSQDLFIDEGLQFIRAHREQPFFLYLPFAVPHLSIQVPEASLAEYTDEIREEDYKHKGYLKHPAPRAGYAAMITHMDRGVGQIMELLKELKLDDNTLVIFTSDNGPTYNRLGGSDSDFFHSAGKFRGLKGSVYEGGIRVPLVARWPGHIAAGTVSDHVCALWDMLPTLMDVVGAGEKTPTDIDGISLAPTLLGGGDQPVHEHLYWEFPAYRGQQAVRWGRWKGVRQNMFQGNLAIELYDLQDDPGESNDVSAEHPDVVKKIQQLMQSERTVSTVFPFPQLDSDSAQ; translated from the coding sequence ATGTCGCGAATCGTCTTTGTCGTTGGATGCTTCTTGGTGTGGGCGATGCCTACCGTCGAAGCTGCCCAGGGGCCGCCGAACATCGTGTTGATCATGGCCGACGACTTGGGTTATAGCGAGCTGGGGTGTTACGGCCAAAAAATCATCCGCACGCCGAACATCGACCGATTGGCGACCGAGGGAATGCGTTTCACGCAATGTTACTCCGGCAGCCCGGTCTGCGCGCCGTCGCGATGTGTGTTGATGACGGGCAAGCACACGGGGCACTCGTTTATTCGCAACAACAGGGCAACCAAACCGGAAGGGCAATGGCCCATGAATGCCGCCGAACTGACGGTGGCTGAGCTGCTCAAAGCGCAAGGGTACGCGACGGCTGCGATTGGCAAATGGGGGCTGGGTATGGTCGACACGCCCGGCGATCCCAACCGGCAGGGGTTTGATCTGTTCTTTGGTTTCAACTGCCAAACACATGCGCACAATCATTATCCGGTGTATTTGCGGCGTAACGATCAACGGGTGGAACTGGAAGGCAACACCCGCAGCCTGACCGGCGAACAGTATTCGCAGGACCTGTTTATTGACGAAGGGCTGCAATTCATTCGCGCGCATCGCGAGCAGCCGTTCTTCTTGTACTTGCCGTTCGCCGTTCCCCATTTGTCAATTCAAGTCCCCGAAGCCTCTCTTGCGGAATATACCGATGAAATTCGCGAAGAGGATTACAAACACAAGGGGTATCTCAAGCACCCCGCGCCGCGGGCGGGGTATGCGGCGATGATCACGCACATGGATCGGGGCGTGGGGCAAATCATGGAATTGCTCAAAGAGTTGAAACTCGACGACAATACGCTGGTGATTTTTACGTCGGACAACGGACCGACTTACAATCGGCTGGGCGGTTCGGATTCCGACTTCTTCCACTCCGCCGGAAAGTTCCGTGGATTGAAGGGCAGCGTCTACGAAGGGGGAATTCGCGTACCGCTCGTCGCCCGCTGGCCGGGACATATTGCAGCGGGAACCGTGAGCGATCATGTGTGCGCGTTGTGGGATATGTTGCCGACCTTAATGGACGTTGTCGGGGCCGGTGAGAAAACGCCAACAGATATCGACGGCATCAGTTTAGCGCCCACACTGTTGGGTGGTGGTGATCAACCCGTGCATGAGCACCTGTATTGGGAATTCCCCGCTTACCGAGGACAACAGGCGGTTCGCTGGGGCCGCTGGAAAGGGGTGCGGCAGAATATGTTTCAGGGAAATCTCGCGATCGAACTTTATGATCTTCAAGACGATCCAGGTGAATCGAATGATGTGTCCGCCGAGCATCCCGATGTTGTGAAAAAGATCCAGCAGCTCATGCAGTCGGAGCGCACTGTCTCGACAGTGTTTCCGTTTCCACAGCTCGACAGTGATTCGGCCCAGTAA
- a CDS encoding winged helix-turn-helix domain-containing protein, with the protein MARQKQAQVAVTPRAKVWLEVDGTYIFGLGICRILEAVEETGSIKNAAAAVNKSYRHVWSRIKEVESRLGIVLVETQVGGGDLRRSTLTEPARQLTARYREMRQEVFAIVEEQFSADIQEIVNGVRGTA; encoded by the coding sequence ATGGCTCGTCAAAAACAGGCGCAGGTGGCGGTCACGCCGCGGGCAAAGGTCTGGTTGGAGGTCGACGGTACTTACATCTTTGGGTTGGGGATTTGCCGGATTTTGGAGGCTGTTGAAGAGACCGGATCGATCAAGAACGCCGCCGCTGCTGTCAATAAAAGCTATCGGCACGTGTGGTCCCGCATTAAAGAAGTCGAATCCCGATTGGGGATCGTGCTCGTGGAAACGCAGGTGGGGGGCGGCGATCTGCGGCGGAGCACGCTGACGGAACCCGCGCGGCAATTGACGGCTCGGTATCGAGAGATGCGGCAAGAAGTCTTTGCGATTGTTGAAGAGCAGTTTAGTGCGGATATTCAGGAAATCGTAAATGGCGTGAGGGGGACGGCGTGA
- a CDS encoding DUF1501 domain-containing protein: MLRIPGSGFRHCDGVSRRSFLQVGGLALGGLSLPQLLQAEEQAPGGKSHKSVIMVFLTGGPPHQDMVDLKPEAPAEYRGEFSPIHSNVPGLDVCEHLPLLSQRMDRLAVIRTLVGSEGRHAAFQCLHGHPVLNQPPGGWPCFGSAVSKLQGPLNREIPASISLQPRIGIQPWSDPGQPGFAGMKHAPYAPNATGTQDLVLDGMDMSKLNDRRALLNRMDRLRRTLDTNDAVDGMNTYYRQAFDILTSGRLATALDVEQEDPAVRQRYGRGSKEPAGYGDAGWLRNEDFIVARRLIEAGARVVTLSFGRWDWHGQPHGTNFDNARDHLPALDQALTALLDDLRDRSMEDDVSVVVWGEFGRTPLINKRGGRDHWPSVGCALLAGGGMRTGQVIGATNARAEHPIQRPVHFQEIFATLYHNLGLDVGHLTISDLTGRPQFLIDHGKYQPLPELV, translated from the coding sequence ATGTTGAGGATACCGGGAAGCGGATTTCGGCATTGCGACGGGGTTTCGCGGCGGTCATTCCTCCAGGTCGGCGGATTGGCGCTAGGCGGTTTGAGTCTGCCGCAACTTTTACAAGCTGAGGAGCAGGCTCCCGGCGGTAAGTCGCACAAGTCGGTGATCATGGTCTTTCTCACCGGAGGGCCACCGCATCAAGACATGGTTGATCTGAAGCCGGAGGCGCCGGCGGAGTATCGCGGCGAGTTTTCTCCCATTCATTCCAACGTGCCGGGCCTCGATGTTTGCGAGCATTTGCCGTTGTTATCGCAGCGCATGGACCGGCTAGCGGTGATTCGCACGCTGGTCGGCTCCGAGGGGCGGCATGCGGCGTTTCAATGTTTGCATGGGCATCCAGTGTTGAATCAGCCGCCCGGCGGGTGGCCCTGTTTTGGGTCTGCGGTTTCGAAGTTACAAGGTCCGCTGAATCGCGAGATTCCCGCCAGTATCAGTTTGCAGCCCCGCATCGGCATTCAGCCGTGGAGCGATCCCGGACAGCCGGGGTTTGCGGGCATGAAACATGCGCCGTATGCGCCCAACGCCACTGGAACACAGGATCTGGTGTTGGACGGGATGGATATGTCGAAGCTGAACGATCGCCGTGCGCTGTTGAATCGCATGGACCGCTTGCGACGCACGTTGGATACTAACGACGCCGTCGACGGCATGAATACATATTACCGGCAGGCGTTTGATATTTTAACATCGGGCCGTTTGGCGACCGCTTTGGATGTCGAACAGGAAGATCCAGCAGTGCGCCAGCGGTATGGACGCGGGTCGAAGGAACCGGCCGGTTATGGTGATGCGGGTTGGCTGAGGAATGAGGACTTTATCGTTGCCCGGCGACTCATCGAAGCGGGGGCGCGGGTCGTGACACTGTCGTTCGGACGCTGGGATTGGCACGGTCAGCCGCACGGTACGAACTTTGACAACGCCCGCGACCATCTGCCGGCGTTGGATCAAGCGTTAACGGCGCTATTGGATGATCTGCGTGACCGGAGCATGGAGGATGACGTCTCGGTCGTGGTCTGGGGTGAATTCGGCCGCACGCCGCTGATCAACAAGCGGGGCGGACGCGATCATTGGCCCAGCGTGGGATGTGCGCTGTTGGCCGGCGGCGGGATGCGTACAGGGCAAGTCATTGGTGCGACGAATGCGCGTGCGGAACATCCCATTCAACGCCCGGTGCATTTTCAAGAGATCTTCGCCACGCTGTATCACAATCTCGGTTTGGACGTGGGCCACCTGACGATCAGTGATTTGACAGGACGCCCGCAGTTTTTAATCGACCACGGAAAATATCAACCTCTACCGGAACTGGTGTAA
- a CDS encoding DUF1559 family PulG-like putative transporter gives MRSPKPASGKGFTLIELLVVIAIIAILVALLLPAVQQAREAARRTTCKNNMRQIALALHNYQSTHLVFPMGVLGTSGSTSDGHLLTTWQTLILPYIEQVAVYNDYDFNVRFDDPNNAAAVICVIPTYQCASQPETDVVDLLYGPSHYAAASGTTPGADDGILFPLSATRFRNVTDGTTNTLAAGEINFEFGGWARGAINSGGGGGGGGGGGGGGGSQGFARGVLRWWKASPNCAQAGMNPPETSCSGSAERRFQFSSPHVGGSHFSLADGSGRFISESIDVDLYRALFTVQGGEVVNEF, from the coding sequence ATGCGTTCGCCGAAGCCAGCGAGCGGCAAAGGCTTTACGTTAATCGAACTGTTGGTAGTGATTGCGATTATTGCGATTTTGGTTGCATTGTTATTGCCGGCTGTGCAGCAAGCCCGTGAAGCAGCTCGGCGGACGACCTGCAAAAACAACATGCGGCAGATTGCGCTGGCGCTGCACAACTATCAATCGACGCACCTTGTGTTTCCGATGGGGGTGTTGGGGACCAGCGGCAGCACCTCGGATGGGCATTTGCTAACAACTTGGCAGACGCTGATTTTGCCCTACATCGAACAAGTTGCCGTGTACAACGATTACGATTTCAATGTGCGATTCGATGACCCCAACAATGCCGCTGCTGTTATATGCGTCATTCCGACCTACCAGTGTGCCTCGCAGCCCGAAACCGACGTCGTCGACTTGCTGTACGGCCCCAGCCACTATGCCGCAGCGTCCGGCACGACCCCCGGGGCGGATGATGGAATCTTGTTTCCGCTCTCTGCAACACGTTTCCGGAATGTGACGGATGGCACGACCAATACCTTGGCAGCCGGAGAAATCAATTTCGAATTCGGCGGTTGGGCGCGAGGAGCCATCAATTCCGGCGGAGGTGGTGGCGGCGGCGGTGGGGGAGGAGGCGGAGGCGGCAGTCAAGGTTTCGCACGCGGCGTACTCCGCTGGTGGAAGGCGTCTCCCAATTGTGCCCAGGCGGGAATGAATCCGCCGGAGACGAGTTGTTCCGGCAGTGCCGAGCGGCGATTTCAGTTCTCCAGCCCCCATGTGGGCGGCAGCCACTTTTCATTGGCCGATGGCAGCGGACGGTTTATTAGTGAATCGATTGACGTCGACCTCTACCGCGCGCTATTCACGGTCCAGGGTGGCGAGGTTGTCAACGAGTTTTAA